The Acidobacteriota bacterium DNA window ACGGCTTTGTCAAGAAACTTGTCGAGAGCCTCGAGGGCCTCTTCGACCGTCATCCCTCTGAGGTGTATCTCCGGCGAAAAGGGCGCGCCGTTGTCAAAGCTGGTTCCAGCCTGCGCAGTCTGCTTGACGGGCCCGTCCGCAAGCGGCTCGAGATGGCGCAGTTCTACGACCGTGGTCATGGAACCTACGCGTACCCGAGCCCGGTCGCCGCGGAGCATGCGCTCGATCTCTCCCTCCTGGTCGAGCGTCAGAATGCGCACGCGGTCTCCTTTCTTGAGCTGTTCCGGCCACTTTGACCGTGGTCGGCCGGCTTCCAACTGCCGTTTCTGCGAAGCCACCTCCTGCTGCATCGACTTGAGATGCTGGTGCAGTTCCTTGACGGCTTTCTTTTCGGCCTGGGTTCGACGGATGTCCGCCACTAACCGTTCCGTCTCTTTGCGAGCGCGTTCCAGTAATTGCTCGGACTGTTCAAGAGCGTTTTTCTTCTCGGTTTCAATGTCGGCGTTCAGCTTATCCACCTGCGCCCGGTAGCCCTCCTCGAGCTGGCGGGCCTGGTTTAGACGTTCGGTGAGTTCTGCCCGGTCGTTTCGGACCGTCGCCAGCTCCGTCTCCAGGGCGGCAATCAGGTCGCTTAGTGAACGCTCCGCAGGTCCCAGCAGCAAGCAGGCATGGTCGCAGACCTCATCGGGCATGCCCAGCCGTTTCGCGATTTCCACGGCATACGAGGAGCCGGGGATTCCGACCTGAAGACGATACGTCGGGGCCAGCGATTCCCGGTCGAACTCCAGCGAGGCGTTCTCGATTTCCGGATGTTCCAGGGCGAGAGTCTTCAGGTAGGAGTAATGGGTGGTGGCGATGAGTCTTGAGCCTCTGGCAATCATATACAGGATTATGGCTTCGGCCAGCGCGGCACCCTCTTTGGGGTCGGTACCGGCCCCGATTTCGTCGAGCAGGACCAGCGTGTGTGGCGAGACGCCGTTGGTGGCGGCGACGACGTTCTTCACGTGTGAAGAGAAGGTCGACAGGGACAGTTCGATTGACTGCTCGTCACCGATGTCGGCGTAAATCTGGTTGAATATGCCGATCCGGGACTTTTCGTCGGCCGGAATCGGGAGCCCCGACTGTGCCATGAGGACGGTCAGACCGATTGCTTTCAGCGCGATCGTCTTGCCTCCCGTATTGGGCCCGGTAACGACCACGGCCTGGCGTGATTCATCCACCGTGAGCGTCAGCGGTACCACGTCTTCTTTCCGGCCGAGCTGGAAGATGAGCAGGGGATGGCGGGCGTCGACCAGTGAGAAGCCGGACGAGGTATCAATGGTGGGCCGGTTGGCATCGATCTCGACGGCCAGCGTTGCGGCGGCATGGATCATGTCCAGGATGCCGATCAGCCGGCAGTTCTCGCGCAGGGGATAGGCTCGCTGGGCGATTTCAGACGTGATGGCGCGCAGGATCCGGTCCAGTTCGAGCCGTTCGTCCTGCATCAACTGGTTTATCCGGTTGTTCAAGTCGACCGTTTCTTTGGGCTCGACATAGAACGTGGCGCCACTCTGACTTCGGTCGTGCAGAATGCCCATGTCGTTCGAGTACTGGCTGGCCACAACGGGGATGACATAGCGGCCGTTGCGCTGTGTCACCACGTCGTCCTGCCAGCCGGCCTGCTTGCGCTGGCCGGTAAGCACGCTCTCGAGCCGCGCGACAATCTTGCGGCGGGCGTCAAAAAGCCCCTCGCGAATCCGCTTAAGCTCGCGCGAGGCGTTGTCTCTCACCTCGCCGTTCTCGTCAATGGCTTTCCGTATTTCCTTTTTCAGTTCCGGGAAGGCGCGGATTTTTGGGAGATAGGCGGCCACGGCGGGAAACTTGGCCCGCTCCTCCTGGTCGTAGCCGTTCAGGTCCATCGACACTTCAACCAGTTCAAGGACCTTGAGCATGTCTTTGGGATCCAGAAACGATCCCTCGAGCAGCGCCTGGGTGAGGAATTCACGGCAATCCTCAAGCCGGTACAGGGGAAAGGCCGAGCCGAACCTGACTATGTCCTTCATCTGCGCGATCTCATCCTGCCGGCGGTCGATCTCCTCTTTGTCGAAAAGCGGCGTGATCCCGCCTACGACTTCAGTGCCATACGCGGTCAGGCACTTGCCGGCAACGGCGGCGATAACCTTTGGGAATTCCAGAGTTTGCAGTGTATGCTGGTCGATCATCGGCCCAGATTTCCAAAAGAAAAAA harbors:
- a CDS encoding endonuclease MutS2 translates to MIDQHTLQTLEFPKVIAAVAGKCLTAYGTEVVGGITPLFDKEEIDRRQDEIAQMKDIVRFGSAFPLYRLEDCREFLTQALLEGSFLDPKDMLKVLELVEVSMDLNGYDQEERAKFPAVAAYLPKIRAFPELKKEIRKAIDENGEVRDNASRELKRIREGLFDARRKIVARLESVLTGQRKQAGWQDDVVTQRNGRYVIPVVASQYSNDMGILHDRSQSGATFYVEPKETVDLNNRINQLMQDERLELDRILRAITSEIAQRAYPLRENCRLIGILDMIHAAATLAVEIDANRPTIDTSSGFSLVDARHPLLIFQLGRKEDVVPLTLTVDESRQAVVVTGPNTGGKTIALKAIGLTVLMAQSGLPIPADEKSRIGIFNQIYADIGDEQSIELSLSTFSSHVKNVVAATNGVSPHTLVLLDEIGAGTDPKEGAALAEAIILYMIARGSRLIATTHYSYLKTLALEHPEIENASLEFDRESLAPTYRLQVGIPGSSYAVEIAKRLGMPDEVCDHACLLLGPAERSLSDLIAALETELATVRNDRAELTERLNQARQLEEGYRAQVDKLNADIETEKKNALEQSEQLLERARKETERLVADIRRTQAEKKAVKELHQHLKSMQQEVASQKRQLEAGRPRSKWPEQLKKGDRVRILTLDQEGEIERMLRGDRARVRVGSMTTVVELRHLEPLADGPVKQTAQAGTSFDNGAPFSPEIHLRGMTVEEALEALDKFLDKAVVSGLTQIYVIHGKGTGALRRTLTDYLRKHPEVVDLRLGNWNEGGAGVTIVKLKE